The window atgcatgcagaggTTTACTGCAGCAACACCCACTGCATTATTGAAAATAAGCAGGCTGACCTGTGTCTCTAGCAGCTGCAATCTTCGATCGTGATCACGGATCTCTGCCATTTGCTTCAGCACGCTGTCCACCCTGCagaatcaaacacacaaatataccaGCTGCTAACCTCAGCTAGAATATCAATCAGAGTTCAGCTTAGTTCAACAGGATGGAAGGGTCACAGACCACGTTCAAGTGAAAGAGGGACGGATGAAAAGCTTAAACTGGGACATACTGACATGACTAACAAGGCACAGAAGAAGAGCTACAAGCCACTGATATATGAACATACCTATAATTTGCTTTGTTTAAGTCAATATGTAATCAGTAATCTCTAAAAATTGGTCGTATATTGCACATCTTTCTGTTTTGCAGTGCGTCAAAGGTAATGAGATGAACAATCAGTTCTGACAGCTCTTTAAAAAACACCAGCGGTAACTTACTTGACTGATGTACGTTTAAGTCGCGCCGTGTCGCTCTCCCTCTGCAGCTTACTCTGAGCTGAGAGGAGGTTTTCTTTCTGGATAGCCTCCCATGTGTTGAGTCGGCTGGCCTCTCTGCCCCGCAGCTCCAGAACTAAGAAAGACACAGGATCACATATGAGCAGAAAatgcacatggacacacaagTGTAAGAGTAGATATCTTCACACTGCTTCTTACCAAAGTGTTGGTTTTTCAATGAGGGGATGCGGCGAATCTGTCTTTTGATGAAGAGGTGTAGGTGCGAGAGGATGATGAAGGGTGGTGCCAGACAGGGTCTGGAGTGGTACTCCACAATCAGGTTGTAACGCTGAAACTTCCAGTAGGTGTCACTGTGCTCCTGCACTTTGGAGAAGGTGTAGCTGTGGACAGTAAACAGAAGGTGAAAACACATCCGTCCACGGTGCGTTCCTGTGTTGAACCTGTATCCTACCTGAACATAGCAATGAGCAGGTTGACCAGCACTATGTTGGTAAACAGCAGGTAGATGACAAGCAGGATGACGACCACCCAGTTGGCGTAGTTGCTCAGACAGGGCTCTGCTCCCGCTTCGATCAATGTGGCGTTGTGTGTGCAGTTTATTTGACGCAGTTTATCAGCTAGATGCAAAGCAAATACAACACATTGATTTGAATTCAACCTGAATTTTCAAGGTATACACTCGTCAGAAGTTAAAGCAGCAACTGCACCACTCACTGTCCATGTCCTCAATAGGAATTTGTCCAAAAATGTGCAGGTAGGGTCTGTAAAACACTCGTCGGAATATCCAGTTAGGACGAGGGTCGTACGAGTACAGGAGAGCCTGATTGGCCACTCCGTACGCCATGACCCACACAgccagaaagaaaaggaagaagaaaacatctttGACCTGAAGGGAACAAGGAGAGACGATGTTGTGAGATACAAAACAACAACCTTCATCCCCTTAGGCGTTGCCAGCGCCACATTAAAGGGCGCACCAGGATGTCaaatcaaacagtaaacagcagctgataTGATCTATTTCAACATGCTTCCCATCAGCTTAAATTCCTCGCTCCGTAATTCCCTGATCCAAAAGTAATTCACTTTAAGAGAGATGTATCAATGTTTTTTACCATTTTGCCGACAATGATGATCTTTGGCCCGAGCTGTTTGTGGACAGCAAAGATGTGGATCAGTCGTAGCGTGAAAACCATAAAATCTATGGCCATCACTGCTCGGCCAAACTGATACGACCAGGGAAACATTCTGGAAAAGAAAAGTGGTCAGTCATTGTTCGTGCTTATGTTGCCATGGATACCTTTGTGTGGGAAGAAGACTAACCTGCAGCACAGTGCCAAAATGAAGAGAGTGATTGCCGTGAGGTCGCACTTGTTCCACTTATCCTGAATGTAGTTCCTCATCCTCTGGAGCACAAATGTGCTGCCCACAAAGAAGGTCTGTCAGCCACAGACAGAAGGTGTTACACATAGTTAGGTCTGTGCAGTCACTTCGCCATAAGTGCCTTTAATAACCAACCTGCCGGATCTCTTCGCACACTAAGGTGAATACCCAAAAGTAAAGCACCAGCTCCAGAGTGGAGGGGCCCTTGGGCGGTGCAGGTTTGAAGTCCACCAACAGAACATAGGCAAATAGgcaaaggaagaggaagtacATCAACACGTTGCCGAGGAATGAGGTGACGGGGGCGTACCAGAACTGTCTCCACCGTGAGATGACAAATGGTCTCTTGGAATGTGGGGGCAAAGTGCCTGGAGTGAAGACAAGATTCAAAACAGGGATCTTCTGAGAATTTCTGCCCCTTTGTGGACGTACCAAGAGCACAACAGGGAACCAAATCTACCTTCTTTAGGAGGCCCGAACTCCTCTGCATCTTCCTCACTGCAATTCCAAACAAGACAAATACCACACACTTCAGTTAAAACTGATGAATCCACCTTGCAACATCATTTTGATCTTTGTCTGGTTACCTCTGTATAATGTCAGAAAAGGAGAAGACAGTGCCATCATTCCCATCCAGGCTGTCGGCCTCTACACCCTGGAGGACTGCAGGAGACTTGACCTCCTCCTCTTGTTCCctgtgacataaacacacacagtgtgtcataGTTTAAATCACCGTGAACTTGTTTCATTGATCCTAACTTACAACACAACACTGACCTGAAGTTAATGAGGTCTGTGTAGATCAGCGGAGGCAGGAAGAAGGTGAGAACTAGTTTCCAAACATCTGTACTTCTTTCCATGTCACCCCACCAGATATGAGACAGCAGAGACTAACAGCAGACAGCGTTGTCATGACATCCACACTGTCCGCATCAACAtcaaaattaaaatcaaaatcacAGAAGGACAGAATGTCTACCTGAACGCCATCGTGACTGAAGAACAGTCGAGCATCTGCCAAGGTGGCCATCTGCAGGCAGGTAGCCCCGCCCCAAACCACAGACTTCCTTATAAGAAGAGTGAAGGATCGATTCTCGCTGTTCTGGTAACACTCACCGAACACATCTGAGCACACAgaacatcagtgtgtttttttcgtCTTGTGCTGCTGTAAGAGTTAAATCAGAGGAGGTTTGACTCACCATGTGCCAGGTTCTCAAACGTCATTGCCAGCTGTTTTAGGGCCAGCTTGTTCTCAGCCTCGCTCTCGAGCTTTGAAAGCTCCCTCAACAACTTACAGGCACCCAGAGCGCTCAACACAGACTCTCCTGCCTGACACAGGAAATGAGTTTTAACCAAATTAAAAGGGAAACTGCTGAGTGGAACCTTAAATACCAAAGTCTCACCATCTCCCAGAAGTACACAGACATTTCTCTGCGGTTCTGTAAGACAGCCCAGATGAAGAGAGCAGCCCAGGGTGAGAGGCAGCGCTGGGCCCGGTACACACACTCCCCTAGAAGCAACTTATTGACTTGCTTGAGAGCCCTCCTGGTGCTAATGCCGTGGTCAAGGCCCAGAGGTCCATAGTAGAAAGGCTGGCAGACATCACCTAAGAGTTCCCCCAGCAGGCGAGACACCTGCAGCATGACCAGACAATCCATCACCACAACACGGCAGGGACGCTTTTAATAAATGAATTAgctgtcctcttcctcacctcatACAGGCTGAGCTCTTTTGCTAAAGCAGGTTCGTTTTGCAAATTCAGGGGATTCTTCAGAGGTAGCATCACATCTCCATCTGAATGTGACATGGATTCAGCCAGGCCCACTCTCTCAGTCAGACGTCTCTGGAGAAGCATGTAGGCCAAGGAGCTGTCTGATAGTGAGCCATACAAGCTCTCCAAGCGCTGGTATGTCAGGTAGTCCAGAATATTCAGACCATTTTCACAGAAGAGCCGCACAAACTGTGGTTTGTCGTTGATCAGTGCATCGGTCATGGAGTCCTCGAGGTCCTCGTACTGAAAGCATAGTCATTGAATTTagatctgccttttttttcccccggTTTTTTGTATGTGTGGCACAAAGGCCTCTAACCTTCCACTGTATGCCTCCATTGAAGAGCTCAGTTTTGGCAATGTCTACTCTGTTCCAGGCCACAGCCAGTTTCAGCTCCTCGATGTACTCTCTGGCTTCACTGGACACACGTTTACTAgcttaacacacaaacacattcagtcattcagataatattataatataacataCTTTGAAGCACACATTTGGATGTGCAAAAAAGATATGTAATATGTGCATTTTTCTTACTTACCTCTAACAAGTGCTTTGAGGAGAACTGTATCAAAATCATCAGAGCCCTCCTGTTCCTGCTGGAAAACAGTGATGAGGTCTCTGTTGTGATAAATACTCAGAGCctacagacaaacagaaagaaaaaccaGATCCATTTCATACATCACAAACATTGTAGAACTAGATGAGACTCTGGACACATCAAACTGAGCAACACTGACTCACACTGTCTACCAGCTTCTGCAGATCACCTTCAGCTGGGAAGTGTTTCCGGACCTTCTCACGGACCCTGTCGCGGAACTCCGTGCTGAGACCCTCAACAGTCTCTACCTCCGATGGAGGAGAGGTGGGACTGAGGGAAACAGTGGGGAGATTCCCCAGCAGTTCACCAATAAAATCTGCAGCTGGACCAGAACCAGCAAGAACCAGCCAGGGCGTAGATTTCCTCATAGAGGCATCTACTCTCTAAGCCCGGGAAcgtatgaaacacacacaagataaCAGATAGGacgattatttattatttacttgGCTGAGGAAATCGTAAACATTATCATTTACAAGGAAGATATGAAAAGCCAGAAGGCAAACAGGACAGGGATTTGTGTGTATATTGATAAGGTATTTGACAGATTCCTCACCTCCAGCATGCTGGAATCTCCTGAAATGAGCATGCAAAGCACTGGGATTTCAATGTTGCCGCTACCTGTGGTCAGACCAAGAGACATCAGATCATATGGAAAATGCAAGAGGTGGAGTTCACACAGTGGCCCACATATCATTCACCTTCATAAACCTCCATGCTCACCCCAAATGCCAGTGCGCTGATGGGAAATGTAGTCCTCCAGATTAGCACGAAAGGCTGTCTCTCCCCGATGCCGGCCAACGCTCCCATCATCCACCAAGAGGAAAGCCTGACAGTTGTTGTCCAGGCAGCAGGAGTCACGTGACGCATTCTGGACGTAGTACCGAGCTGGGAAACTTCCCTTCAGACAGAAAACCCAACAGTCATTTAAGTCCTACACATCTGTGGAATGGAGCACAGCAGAATAAGTACCTGGGCGTTGACAAGCTGCTGCCTGTTGTGAACTAGACCCCAGGGGGCCAGTCCCACGGCGATCACTTTCTTCTGAGAGAGAGCCGGAGCCGCCGCCCCGTGGTCCCGCACTGCTTCACCAACACAGCGCGCCACACCCTCTCTCAGACCCCCCGTCAAGATCCAGGCCCCtgagcaaaagagagagagagagagagacagtcaggTGGAGCCCACAACAACCAAACATCATGGAAGCATTACAGCTGAATTCTGGGTGGCTACAGTGACCCacctgtgctctgtgcagctctgacCAGCCCCTTCCTCAGGACATCCCTCACCCATGTTTTGATCTTCTCATGGCCTTCGCCCCCGACCACCGACACCACCAGGTTGGGTGAGGGCAGACCCCAGTGAGCAGTCATCAGGGTGTAGACAATATCAGGTGGTGTGTCACATGATAGACGCAAAAACTGGGAAGAAACGGAGAGGAGACGCTTACTTTTACAGTCTGTATGGGGGCATAAGTGCGCCTGCATGTCTGCATGAGCGTGGGTGTGCGTTCCACTCACATGACTGTGTCTTCGTCCAGCACCGGCAAACTCCAGCTCTCCAAAGGCGTCGGTGGGATACTCTGACGAATGCTGCTTGCTGTCCCACTGGGTAACGATAGCTGCACCAAAGTAATCCCCCGTTGCAACAGAGGTGTGCACGTCCCGCACACCACCACACTGACACAATGCTCcattactgacacacacaacaaaaacccGTACAAACCTGTTATTCTGTGGTTCAAATAGCATCTCAAATGTCTGGATTCGTAAGAGGAGATTACCTGAAAGAGTCTTCAACAAATGTGGTGCACACTCGCTTCTTGATGATCTTGGGAATCCAGCTCTGTAAGCAGAAACTCAGCTTGTCAGCACTACAGTAATGCGAAGAACAACGCTGTTCTGTAATGTCTGGTAATGTTATGGTTAACTACACACGCAACTGTTTTGGAACTGGAATGTAATCAggtgacacaaaacacacacaaaacaaatgtaaatgccAGCAGGCATTGGTCACATTCCACCTCCTTGCCGACCTTGGTGGCGGTGTTGATTTAGAGAACTGGAAGTATACCTTGGAAGTATACCTGCCATAATACCAAAACAAAGCCCACAGTGAACATATGTGAAAGACCATGTAATACTGAATTATGTGTCCAAGAATTTTCCAAAAGTAAGCCAAGGCCAAAGTTGTCAAGGTTGGTGCTTCTGCAGAGGGGTTTTctctaaataatttaaatatatataacctTCCACCCACCGTGCAGCTGCTATGAAGAGAAGAAGTGATCTTGAGCAGGATTCATGTGACAGAGGAGGAATCATGTGAGTATTAAGAGAATGGAATAGAGAGGGAAGCAGATCAGCTGAAACAAGAGGACAAACATGAGGTGAAGTGTTGGAGCGGCAGATACAAGATTGAAGCCAATAAGCAGAGAATGAGAAAAATGTGAGGAATGAGTGAGGATGGACTCAGGTGGAGGCATGAATGAGGTTTTAAAGTCATCATGGAAGAAGACAGCTCCCGCTCTCCGAGGGTGGTGGGTAAATTAAAAACTGGTTATTTATAAGACAGCATTGCATgtgcattacattttttaactaCTTCCAGGGTAAAATTTGCTGCTACAAGATGAAGCAGATCATTTGTGATCTCACCGATAAGAGGACTGGTTCAACCTGTACTGTGTGTATTCAGGAGCCTCCACCTGCAACATTTAGGCCGAAGCTAGAGCTTGATTGCAGGATTTATCGGGTGGTGTTGCAGCAAAACAATGACCCCTTATAGTCCTACATCCATCCTATCTGAGAGTCATGGCTGTGAATATTCAGCCCTAAAGACACGACCTCGCGGTGCAGGACGCTGAACTACCCTGCACATCAGAAACAGATAAGGTTTACCTGCCAAAAAACGTGATCTAAGCTTGTTGCGCATGTTGTGACACATAAAAATCAATTTTAAGATGGTGATCCACCAGGGCCAGTCTATTGCGTGTTTTTGAACGTCACTTCGTTTACAGCAGTTGCTACGTTAGAGGCGACATTCGTCTTTTTGATGTCAGATCTCCGCAGTCATTGTGTGCTTTCTGACAGGACACGCAGAGGGCGTTTTCGAAACATCACAAAGTCCTAGCATTGCATTGCAACAGACCATGGAGAGTGGCTTTCAGTCGGCAGGTGCAGCTAATGAATGGACCAAATTCACAGAATAGCTGAATCCCTTTCAGTTGACAGAACGGGTGTAACGGCTTCAAGAATGTACATTGCTGGTGACTTAGACTGGTTGTCAAATCCATTCAAAACACATAtggtatgtgtatgtatgtatgagtaTTGTCTGCATAGATTCTCAGACAGACGGAGTGATGGCGACTGGAAGTGCAGGTTTACAAGGACAGAAATAACCTAACGTAAAAATCGTCACAGGTCTTAAAAAAATGTACTCTTGgtttacaaagcactgaatggtcttggaccagaAATTCATCATGGACTTATCGCTTCTTGATGAAGCATCCAGACCCCCTGTGATCATcggggacaggcctactgtgtgtacccatggtcagaagcaggattcagttatacTGTCGCGCACCTGTGGAACAAACGTCCTAAAActcatttaatattttttaagtCTGTGTTGTTTCCATCCTTATGTAATGTTGCTTTTTATTCTGTCATTTGAATGTTCCGCTGGAAAGCACTCTGAaatgccttgtgtatgaatggtgctatacaaataaaccctgccttgccttgccttgcctaaAACgtgtttcttttgtctttcaATCAGCTGTAAAATTCCAAAGAAAGGTAAAACCTCTGCTCCATTTGTTTTCATGAAAACAACAGAAGTTTAAAGCCACACCCAGCTAGCACTAATAATCCTTGCACATACAACAAAAACCCATACAGGAGGCTTGAAGGACATTTGTAGAAGGCAGGGCATGAACCTTCATGTTTATCGACATCCAAGCAAATATTAGACGCTTAATGCTGAATATACATGGAAGCTGTGGAAGAGTTCCACGACCGGCTCGTCCTTATGAACACCATAGAATGGTCTGAGTCTCATTTTACAAACTGCCACGGCCTGCAGAGATAGCTGAAGTTTGCCTTCATCTACTGCTAACAGGTCTGTTCATGTCATGGTTTCGTCTGGGGAAGTGTACTCCCAaccagcagaaaacacagaataaaTATTGTATTTAACCAAGTGTGCCCCACCCGGCTCCGCACCCCAGAGGAGACGCCGAGTTTCCCTAAAGTAACATATTGAGACTTTGATCAGGTCAGTCGCAGGCTCTACAACACACAgtggaaataaaataaacagttttcAGATTCTGCGTGTGCAGGTTCATGGTCGTAAAGGTAAAATGTTTACGGTTATGTTGCacaatctgtgtgttttcaggtgtgtCTGTATGAAAACAGTGGCTTGCTGGGTTCATAATGAGCCCCTGTGTTAGCATAGGTGTGTTGAGAAAGATGTCTGCATGTCTATCATGACTGACTGATCCTTGTGACTGCAATGTAATTACACATACATGTAAAGAGCTATATGTGCTTATAGTGATAATGCTGACATTTCATATTGGTTAGGACCAAAAATCCCCTGAATAATCTTAACTTTATCATGCTGGCTTTAGATCTATGCTGAGAAGACGGGCCCAtagattttatttgtttttttatccacTAAGACCTGTCAGTCAGCTTTGTCTGTCTTTATACTTGACATGTGTGGACAGAATGTGTAATTATACAGCGGTTTCATACTGACACCATGACATCAGGCAGTGAAGTAAAGTAACAATCAACCCtctaaaaggttaaaaaaacaaatctcagcCTCCTATTTACTGCGTACAGTTCCCCGCAAATGTACCGCATTGAATGATGTGCAGGAGAACTTTAACTAAAAGAACAAGATGGAGAAGGAGACGTACAAACCAAACAACTGTGCTACAGACCCAAAGCAAGAACATGTCGACTTCAAATACAAGAGGGCAACAGCTTCATGATGCAGTGTAGGTTAAACAATATAACAGTGCATCTGTAGTAAgtgtaaaaaatacattttcacacTACACAGGAGAGA of the Parambassis ranga chromosome 8, fParRan2.1, whole genome shotgun sequence genome contains:
- the trpm4a gene encoding transient receptor potential cation channel subfamily M member 4a isoform X2 — translated: MIELDREKDGVGGKSGSEKEKDQSWIPKIIKKRVCTTFVEDSFSNGALCQCGGVRDVHTSVATGDYFGAAIVTQWDSKQHSSEYPTDAFGELEFAGAGRRHSHFLRLSCDTPPDIVYTLMTAHWGLPSPNLVVSVVGGEGHEKIKTWVRDVLRKGLVRAAQSTGAWILTGGLREGVARCVGEAVRDHGAAAPALSQKKVIAVGLAPWGLVHNRQQLVNAQGSFPARYYVQNASRDSCCLDNNCQAFLLVDDGSVGRHRGETAFRANLEDYISHQRTGIWGSGNIEIPVLCMLISGDSSMLERVDASMRKSTPWLVLAGSGPAADFIGELLGNLPTVSLSPTSPPSEVETVEGLSTEFRDRVREKVRKHFPAEGDLQKLVDSALSIYHNRDLITVFQQEQEGSDDFDTVLLKALVRASKRVSSEAREYIEELKLAVAWNRVDIAKTELFNGGIQWKYEDLEDSMTDALINDKPQFVRLFCENGLNILDYLTYQRLESLYGSLSDSSLAYMLLQRRLTERVGLAESMSHSDGDVMLPLKNPLNLQNEPALAKELSLYEVSRLLGELLGDVCQPFYYGPLGLDHGISTRRALKQVNKLLLGECVYRAQRCLSPWAALFIWAVLQNRREMSVYFWEMAGESVLSALGACKLLRELSKLESEAENKLALKQLAMTFENLAHDVFGECYQNSENRSFTLLIRKSVVWGGATCLQMATLADARLFFSHDGVQSLLSHIWWGDMERSTDVWKLVLTFFLPPLIYTDLINFREQEEEVKSPAVLQGVEADSLDGNDGTVFSFSDIIQSEEDAEEFGPPKEGTLPPHSKRPFVISRWRQFWYAPVTSFLGNVLMYFLFLCLFAYVLLVDFKPAPPKGPSTLELVLYFWVFTLVCEEIRQTFFVGSTFVLQRMRNYIQDKWNKCDLTAITLFILALCCRMFPWSYQFGRAVMAIDFMVFTLRLIHIFAVHKQLGPKIIIVGKMVKDVFFFLFFLAVWVMAYGVANQALLYSYDPRPNWIFRRVFYRPYLHIFGQIPIEDMDTDKLRQINCTHNATLIEAGAEPCLSNYANWVVVILLVIYLLFTNIVLVNLLIAMFSYTFSKVQEHSDTYWKFQRYNLIVEYHSRPCLAPPFIILSHLHLFIKRQIRRIPSLKNQHFVLELRGREASRLNTWEAIQKENLLSAQSKLQRESDTARLKRTSVKVDSVLKQMAEIRDHDRRLQLLETQLEYCCSALAWMTDALHQSNLIKASRPPSLHRAVSDLTAGSPGLKD
- the trpm4a gene encoding transient receptor potential cation channel subfamily M member 4a isoform X1 — encoded protein: MERCSLPGEGSDCVLTEGSERKVFFHVRQLRLEALFSVCGRGHVFEVGVAARNAADPELHDHTRRIQSKMIELDREKDGVGGKSGSEKEKDQSWIPKIIKKRVCTTFVEDSFSNGALCQCGGVRDVHTSVATGDYFGAAIVTQWDSKQHSSEYPTDAFGELEFAGAGRRHSHFLRLSCDTPPDIVYTLMTAHWGLPSPNLVVSVVGGEGHEKIKTWVRDVLRKGLVRAAQSTGAWILTGGLREGVARCVGEAVRDHGAAAPALSQKKVIAVGLAPWGLVHNRQQLVNAQGSFPARYYVQNASRDSCCLDNNCQAFLLVDDGSVGRHRGETAFRANLEDYISHQRTGIWGSGNIEIPVLCMLISGDSSMLERVDASMRKSTPWLVLAGSGPAADFIGELLGNLPTVSLSPTSPPSEVETVEGLSTEFRDRVREKVRKHFPAEGDLQKLVDSALSIYHNRDLITVFQQEQEGSDDFDTVLLKALVRASKRVSSEAREYIEELKLAVAWNRVDIAKTELFNGGIQWKYEDLEDSMTDALINDKPQFVRLFCENGLNILDYLTYQRLESLYGSLSDSSLAYMLLQRRLTERVGLAESMSHSDGDVMLPLKNPLNLQNEPALAKELSLYEVSRLLGELLGDVCQPFYYGPLGLDHGISTRRALKQVNKLLLGECVYRAQRCLSPWAALFIWAVLQNRREMSVYFWEMAGESVLSALGACKLLRELSKLESEAENKLALKQLAMTFENLAHDVFGECYQNSENRSFTLLIRKSVVWGGATCLQMATLADARLFFSHDGVQSLLSHIWWGDMERSTDVWKLVLTFFLPPLIYTDLINFREQEEEVKSPAVLQGVEADSLDGNDGTVFSFSDIIQSEEDAEEFGPPKEGTLPPHSKRPFVISRWRQFWYAPVTSFLGNVLMYFLFLCLFAYVLLVDFKPAPPKGPSTLELVLYFWVFTLVCEEIRQTFFVGSTFVLQRMRNYIQDKWNKCDLTAITLFILALCCRMFPWSYQFGRAVMAIDFMVFTLRLIHIFAVHKQLGPKIIIVGKMVKDVFFFLFFLAVWVMAYGVANQALLYSYDPRPNWIFRRVFYRPYLHIFGQIPIEDMDTDKLRQINCTHNATLIEAGAEPCLSNYANWVVVILLVIYLLFTNIVLVNLLIAMFSYTFSKVQEHSDTYWKFQRYNLIVEYHSRPCLAPPFIILSHLHLFIKRQIRRIPSLKNQHFVLELRGREASRLNTWEAIQKENLLSAQSKLQRESDTARLKRTSVKVDSVLKQMAEIRDHDRRLQLLETQLEYCCSALAWMTDALHQSNLIKASRPPSLHRAVSDLTAGSPGLKD